Proteins encoded together in one Fibrobacter sp. UWP2 window:
- a CDS encoding LamG-like jellyroll fold domain-containing protein yields MKKFGLIRTALWFTAAGCLVACGDSASDDVAGGVTDIGNSIAGVVVDGSGKPVEAARVVAYYDSWDRTSIKDSVETVTDAKGAFEVRVAGSASFVLYAERDEDCALMSGFGLGAGDSAKWNMTIGERRTLTSRVLGKTAGYMRVVGSGLQAELEENGTFSMEGLPPGEISLVYVENDSAQARLEFELGDAPDTIALPALEVLEANDTWLGIKDFRFYRDEGFGGIQVHMEEGVEVPPDTVLVTAPANLPEGFTYPVLISTVGIDSANMELLASGKAAPYEVEYWDSEEALLWVGVESEDETLAVLRMNGDVKVVGSDSAEASATADSAGLFGRGLTLAPGQYIDLGSLDPCVGDFTISLWTKWMGPNGEHQILVSQRAYWSDSTSRFQWHYEVNHGVFTVMKSMPNYPEAIVFGDSSIVPIGEWAHLALVSQGGVVTMYVNGEQVGESQEFTPNDLSRPVPLRVGGNEVDTETWNGALDEVRIETVARSAEWVKAAYEAGKSFAE; encoded by the coding sequence ATGAAGAAGTTTGGATTGATCAGGACCGCCCTCTGGTTTACCGCCGCCGGTTGCCTTGTGGCCTGCGGCGACTCCGCCTCCGACGATGTCGCTGGCGGCGTGACCGACATTGGGAACTCCATCGCGGGTGTCGTGGTGGACGGCAGCGGCAAGCCCGTGGAGGCTGCCCGCGTGGTGGCGTACTACGACAGCTGGGACCGCACTTCCATTAAGGACTCGGTGGAGACCGTGACCGACGCGAAAGGCGCCTTTGAAGTGCGCGTGGCCGGTAGCGCCTCGTTTGTGCTGTACGCCGAGCGCGACGAGGATTGCGCGCTCATGTCGGGGTTTGGTCTGGGTGCCGGCGATTCGGCCAAGTGGAACATGACCATTGGCGAGCGCCGCACGCTCACGAGCCGCGTGCTGGGCAAAACGGCCGGCTACATGCGCGTGGTCGGCAGCGGCCTGCAGGCGGAACTTGAAGAAAACGGAACGTTTAGCATGGAGGGGCTCCCGCCGGGCGAAATCTCGTTGGTGTACGTGGAGAACGACTCGGCTCAGGCCCGCTTGGAATTTGAGCTGGGCGACGCCCCCGATACCATTGCGCTTCCGGCTTTGGAAGTTCTTGAGGCCAACGACACCTGGCTTGGCATCAAGGACTTCAGGTTCTACCGTGACGAAGGCTTTGGCGGAATTCAGGTGCACATGGAAGAAGGTGTGGAAGTTCCGCCCGACACGGTTTTGGTAACTGCCCCGGCAAACTTGCCCGAGGGCTTCACTTACCCGGTGCTCATATCGACGGTGGGCATCGACAGCGCCAACATGGAACTTTTGGCCTCTGGCAAGGCCGCCCCTTACGAGGTGGAGTACTGGGATAGCGAAGAGGCGTTGCTCTGGGTGGGAGTCGAATCAGAAGACGAAACCTTGGCGGTGCTCCGCATGAACGGCGACGTGAAGGTCGTGGGGAGCGATTCTGCCGAGGCCTCGGCGACGGCGGACTCGGCGGGACTTTTTGGTCGCGGTCTTACACTTGCCCCCGGCCAGTACATTGACCTGGGGAGCCTGGACCCCTGCGTGGGCGACTTTACCATCTCGCTTTGGACCAAGTGGATGGGCCCCAACGGTGAACACCAGATTCTGGTTTCGCAGCGCGCCTACTGGAGTGATTCCACCTCGAGGTTCCAGTGGCATTACGAGGTGAACCACGGGGTGTTCACCGTGATGAAGAGCATGCCCAACTACCCCGAGGCCATTGTCTTTGGCGATTCTTCCATTGTGCCTATAGGCGAGTGGGCGCACCTGGCGCTGGTCTCCCAGGGTGGCGTCGTGACCATGTACGTGAACGGCGAACAGGTGGGCGAGTCCCAGGAATTTACGCCCAATGACCTATCGCGCCCGGTGCCGCTGCGCGTTGGCGGCAACGAGGTGGACACCGAAACCTGGAACGGCGCCCTGGACGAGGTCCGCATCGAGACGGTGGCTCGAAGTGCCGAGTGGGTCAAGGCTGCTTACGAGGCTGGCAAGAGTTTTGCGGAGTAG
- a CDS encoding TIGR02147 family protein — MCIALEHLYDYDDFRKFLQDYFEEQKKMRSIFSHRFFAAKAGFSSSSYCLNVIRGRFNLTPKSIEKIAKAMDFEPLQKEYFEALVQYNQAHQVDERESAWEQILQIRKQIEFTHLSNREQEYFSKWYYPVVREAAVNSGWNGDFTVLARTIDPQITTEEAREAVKNLESWGLIRKVDSSHYAETSQMVDAKGVAPMALRQIRREYMQHAIGAVESKPRHERFAAFTTLAMSENSYRYAVEVLEEARKKIIARAANDLNVERVYEMMLVAFPMSKKMEKEVGK; from the coding sequence ATGTGCATCGCTTTAGAACATTTGTACGATTACGACGACTTCCGCAAGTTCCTGCAAGACTACTTTGAGGAACAAAAGAAGATGCGTTCGATTTTCAGCCACCGCTTTTTTGCGGCGAAGGCGGGTTTCAGCAGTTCCTCGTACTGCCTGAACGTGATCCGCGGGCGTTTTAACCTCACGCCCAAATCCATCGAGAAGATTGCGAAGGCGATGGATTTCGAGCCGCTGCAAAAGGAATACTTCGAGGCGCTGGTCCAGTACAACCAGGCGCACCAGGTGGACGAACGCGAGAGCGCCTGGGAACAGATTTTGCAGATTCGCAAGCAGATCGAGTTCACGCACCTCTCGAACCGCGAGCAGGAATATTTTTCTAAGTGGTACTACCCGGTGGTGCGCGAAGCCGCGGTGAACAGCGGCTGGAACGGCGACTTTACGGTGCTCGCCCGCACAATAGATCCGCAGATTACGACCGAGGAGGCGCGCGAGGCTGTCAAAAACCTTGAGAGTTGGGGCCTAATCCGTAAGGTGGACAGCTCGCACTACGCCGAGACGTCGCAAATGGTGGATGCCAAGGGCGTTGCCCCCATGGCGTTGCGCCAGATCCGCCGCGAGTACATGCAGCACGCCATTGGTGCGGTGGAGTCCAAGCCGAGGCACGAGCGCTTTGCCGCGTTCACGACGCTCGCCATGAGCGAGAACTCGTACAGGTATGCCGTAGAAGTTTTGGAGGAGGCCCGCAAAAAAATCATTGCGCGTGCCGCGAATGACTTGAACGTGGAGCGCGTTTACGAGATGATGCTGGTCGCGTTCCCCATGAGCAAAAAGATGGAGAAGGAGGTCGGCAAATGA
- a CDS encoding Tex family protein: MDFSAIIAEELNLEVWRVAKALELMDQGGTVPFIARYRKDQTGTLNEIELRDISHRRDYLQELADRKETVLKSIEEQGKLTPELKAQIEACKDKTLLEDIYAPYKPKKRTRATIAKELGLEPLARLMWAQENTGNTAEEIARIYLSEEKGLADPKAALKGAADILAEEVADNAEFRQYLRAAVEKKGVMVSKVKKDFEKQETKFKDYYDFSEPVGKIPSHRMLALRRGEKEKVLRLAIEVPNEEMVGYLKTQIIKGETTWTPYLEAMCQDAWERLLQPSMESEVRLLLKDAAEEEAFKVFSKNLQDVLLAAPAGHKSVLALDPGFRTGCKVAVLDENGKFMDHGIIKPHEPWNDKAGAAVYLMQLIDKYKIDLIAIGNGTASRETDAFCGEMALKFKGKVPPRVIVSEAGASVYSASMIAIQEFPKEDVTTRGAISIGRRLQDPLAELVKVDPQSIGVGQYQHDVNQRELKKRLDEVVESCVNMVGVDVNSASAPLLSHVAGLSNTLSEAIVKYREENGAFASRDDLKKVKGFGPKAFEQAAGFMRIPGAENPLDDSAVHPENYALVEQMAEKVGVPVKDIVGNAEAVKAIKIDEFLSDEVGKATLDDIVKELQKPSRDPRKEFRYAKFDDRIKTINDLVTGSWMEGVVTNVANFGAFVDIGVHQDGLVHISEISDKYVTDAKEVLTVGDVVKVRVVAVDANQKRISLSMKQETADGVAGAGANGPRGQRVGGPRGRDARGGGRGFGGRDNRGGRPQGGIQGHATLADLKAHIAGKERPGFAPKKQAPAQPQKMSALLKNIKKGR, encoded by the coding sequence ATGGATTTTTCTGCAATCATTGCCGAAGAACTGAACTTGGAAGTCTGGCGCGTTGCCAAGGCTTTGGAACTTATGGACCAGGGGGGCACGGTGCCCTTTATTGCCCGCTACCGCAAGGACCAGACGGGCACCCTGAACGAAATTGAACTGCGCGACATTAGCCATCGTCGCGACTATTTGCAAGAGCTCGCCGACCGTAAGGAGACGGTGCTCAAGAGCATCGAGGAACAGGGCAAGCTTACACCCGAACTCAAGGCCCAGATCGAAGCCTGCAAAGACAAGACTCTCCTCGAAGACATTTACGCTCCGTACAAGCCCAAGAAGCGTACCCGCGCGACCATTGCTAAGGAACTGGGCTTGGAACCGCTCGCCCGCCTCATGTGGGCACAAGAGAACACCGGCAACACTGCCGAAGAAATCGCCCGCATCTACCTTTCCGAAGAAAAGGGACTTGCCGACCCGAAGGCTGCCCTCAAAGGTGCCGCCGACATTTTGGCCGAAGAAGTGGCCGACAACGCCGAGTTCCGCCAGTACCTGCGCGCTGCCGTAGAGAAGAAGGGCGTGATGGTCTCGAAGGTCAAAAAGGACTTCGAAAAGCAGGAGACCAAGTTCAAGGACTACTACGACTTTAGCGAACCGGTGGGCAAGATCCCGAGCCACCGCATGCTCGCGCTCCGCCGTGGCGAGAAGGAGAAAGTGCTTCGCCTCGCTATCGAGGTCCCGAACGAAGAGATGGTCGGCTACCTCAAGACCCAGATTATCAAGGGCGAGACGACCTGGACTCCGTACCTGGAGGCCATGTGCCAGGACGCCTGGGAACGCCTGCTGCAGCCGAGCATGGAAAGCGAAGTGCGCCTGCTGTTGAAGGATGCCGCCGAAGAGGAAGCCTTCAAGGTGTTCAGCAAGAACCTGCAGGACGTTCTTCTTGCTGCCCCTGCGGGCCACAAGTCCGTGCTCGCTCTCGACCCGGGTTTCCGTACGGGCTGCAAGGTGGCTGTGCTCGACGAAAACGGCAAGTTCATGGATCATGGCATTATCAAGCCGCATGAACCGTGGAACGACAAGGCCGGTGCCGCTGTGTACCTGATGCAGCTTATCGACAAGTACAAGATTGACCTCATCGCCATCGGTAACGGAACCGCGAGCCGCGAGACCGACGCCTTCTGTGGCGAGATGGCCCTCAAGTTCAAGGGCAAGGTTCCGCCGCGCGTTATCGTGAGCGAGGCCGGCGCTTCCGTTTACAGCGCAAGCATGATTGCCATCCAGGAATTCCCGAAGGAAGACGTGACGACCCGCGGCGCTATTTCCATTGGCCGCCGCCTGCAGGACCCGCTGGCCGAACTCGTGAAGGTGGACCCGCAGTCCATCGGTGTTGGCCAGTACCAGCATGACGTGAACCAGCGCGAACTCAAGAAGCGCCTCGACGAAGTGGTGGAAAGCTGCGTGAACATGGTCGGTGTCGACGTGAACAGCGCTTCCGCTCCTCTCCTCTCTCATGTGGCGGGCCTCAGCAACACGCTTTCCGAGGCTATCGTGAAGTACCGCGAAGAGAACGGCGCGTTCGCTAGCCGCGACGACCTGAAGAAGGTGAAGGGCTTCGGTCCGAAGGCCTTCGAGCAGGCTGCAGGCTTCATGCGCATCCCGGGTGCAGAGAACCCGCTTGACGATTCCGCGGTTCACCCCGAAAACTACGCCCTCGTGGAACAGATGGCCGAGAAGGTCGGCGTTCCCGTGAAGGATATCGTGGGCAATGCCGAAGCGGTGAAGGCCATCAAGATTGACGAGTTCCTTTCCGACGAAGTGGGTAAGGCTACTCTCGACGACATCGTGAAGGAACTGCAGAAGCCGAGCCGCGACCCGCGTAAGGAATTCCGTTACGCGAAGTTCGATGACCGCATCAAGACCATCAACGACCTCGTTACGGGCAGCTGGATGGAAGGCGTGGTTACGAACGTGGCGAACTTCGGAGCCTTTGTGGATATTGGCGTTCACCAGGATGGCCTCGTTCACATTTCTGAAATTAGCGACAAGTATGTGACCGACGCGAAGGAAGTCCTCACGGTGGGTGACGTCGTGAAGGTGCGCGTGGTTGCGGTTGATGCGAACCAGAAGCGCATCAGCCTTTCCATGAAGCAGGAGACTGCCGACGGCGTCGCCGGTGCCGGAGCAAACGGTCCGCGTGGTCAGCGTGTTGGCGGCCCTCGCGGTCGCGACGCTCGTGGTGGCGGTCGCGGTTTTGGCGGTCGTGACAACCGTGGAGGTCGCCCGCAGGGTGGCATACAGGGTCACGCGACTTTGGCCGACCTCAAGGCGCACATTGCAGGCAAGGAACGCCCGGGTTTTGCTCCCAAAAAGCAGGCCCCCGCCCAGCCGCAAAAGATGAGCGCCCTCCTGAAGAACATCAAAAAGGGACGCTAG
- a CDS encoding transporter — MDSLRDRFGVSYPFEISPAATWDRNGNKSILQVFNVGTGTVETLHEFDCVIEAPNWSADGTFLTYNSEGRIYKYALGTGRTEMVPSHYVDNCNNDHVLSPDGEGVYVSHHTKEDGLSRIYKIFFDGRLPQLVTPLAPSYLHGITPDGKTLAYCAERNGEYDIYTMPTAGGNETRLTTANGLNDGPEYSTDGNYIWFNSVRTGRMQAWCMKADGSEQTQITDDPHWNTWFPHISPDGRMAVMVAYAEGDVRPGEHVPNKNVELRLIERIGNTSPTSPGAWTQSRTILKLFGGQGTINVNSWAPDSSRFAFVSYKK, encoded by the coding sequence ATGGACAGCCTCCGCGACCGCTTTGGCGTGAGCTACCCCTTCGAGATCTCGCCCGCCGCCACCTGGGACAGAAACGGCAACAAGTCCATTCTGCAGGTTTTTAACGTAGGAACCGGCACGGTAGAGACCCTGCACGAGTTCGACTGCGTGATCGAGGCCCCCAACTGGAGCGCCGACGGCACCTTCCTCACCTACAACAGCGAGGGGCGCATTTACAAGTACGCCCTCGGCACCGGCAGAACCGAGATGGTTCCGAGTCACTACGTGGACAACTGCAACAACGACCACGTGCTCAGCCCCGACGGCGAGGGGGTCTACGTGAGCCACCACACCAAAGAAGACGGTCTCTCGCGCATCTACAAGATATTCTTTGACGGGCGCCTGCCCCAGCTGGTGACGCCACTCGCCCCCAGCTACCTCCACGGAATTACACCCGACGGCAAGACCCTCGCCTACTGTGCCGAACGCAACGGCGAATACGACATTTACACCATGCCGACCGCGGGCGGCAACGAGACCCGCCTCACCACGGCAAACGGCCTGAACGACGGCCCCGAATACAGCACCGACGGCAATTACATTTGGTTCAACTCGGTACGCACCGGCCGCATGCAGGCCTGGTGCATGAAGGCCGACGGGAGCGAGCAGACCCAGATTACCGACGACCCGCATTGGAACACCTGGTTTCCGCATATATCCCCCGACGGCCGCATGGCCGTCATGGTGGCCTATGCCGAGGGCGATGTGCGGCCAGGCGAGCACGTGCCCAACAAGAACGTGGAACTGCGGCTCATCGAACGCATTGGCAACACCTCCCCCACAAGCCCCGGCGCCTGGACGCAATCCCGAACCATATTAAAACTGTTCGGAGGCCAGGGTACCATCAACGTGAACTCGTGGGCACCCGACAGCAGCCGTTTCGCCTTTGTGAGCTACAAAAAGTAA
- a CDS encoding histidine triad nucleotide-binding protein, which yields MSDNCLFCKIIKGEIPSKKIYEDDDVFAFYDIAPQAPVHFLVVPKRHIATIMDMKPEDCELVGKMLYRAQIIAKELGLEESGARFVFNCKADAGQTVFHIHLHVVGGQQMGWPPFPGK from the coding sequence ATGAGCGACAACTGCCTTTTTTGCAAAATCATCAAGGGAGAAATCCCTTCCAAGAAAATCTACGAAGACGACGACGTGTTCGCCTTCTACGACATCGCCCCGCAGGCGCCCGTGCACTTTTTGGTAGTGCCCAAGCGCCATATCGCGACCATCATGGACATGAAGCCCGAAGATTGCGAACTCGTGGGCAAAATGCTCTACCGCGCCCAAATTATCGCCAAGGAGCTGGGTCTCGAGGAATCGGGCGCACGCTTTGTGTTCAACTGCAAGGCCGACGCCGGGCAGACAGTGTTCCACATCCACCTGCACGTGGTTGGCGGACAGCAGATGGGCTGGCCCCCGTTCCCCGGCAAATAA
- the recO gene encoding DNA repair protein RecO yields MIKTCAIVLHRYAYSDSSWIVKALTEECGIVSFIVKGGKRKESPFKGALDPLATSEVVFRQNPNAELQFVKEATIIGWHKDLRQDLLALAEAQVMAEIVLRHAPQGVPLPEEFRLLAQALDELDCPPGDTPSTAQPRSGIFARWLLGICDLWGYHLDISVCSRCETPLDAPPADFHPETGEIICRHCLGVATPRSRKETAEGLWDLLQGNELKRKQYVENALLAYLLHHMGYLKEIKSLQFLNETRSLLAT; encoded by the coding sequence ATGATCAAGACCTGTGCCATAGTCTTGCACCGCTACGCCTACAGCGATTCCAGCTGGATAGTGAAGGCACTCACCGAGGAGTGCGGCATTGTCTCGTTTATTGTGAAGGGTGGCAAGCGCAAGGAGTCGCCGTTCAAGGGGGCGCTAGACCCGCTCGCCACGAGCGAGGTCGTGTTCCGCCAGAACCCCAATGCCGAGCTGCAGTTTGTTAAAGAGGCGACCATCATCGGCTGGCACAAGGACCTGCGGCAAGACCTGCTCGCACTCGCCGAGGCGCAAGTCATGGCCGAGATCGTGCTGAGGCACGCCCCGCAGGGTGTGCCCCTCCCCGAGGAGTTCAGGTTGCTGGCGCAGGCCCTCGACGAGCTGGATTGCCCGCCCGGCGACACGCCAAGCACGGCGCAACCGCGTTCCGGCATTTTTGCGCGCTGGCTTCTGGGAATCTGCGACCTGTGGGGCTACCACCTCGACATCTCGGTGTGCAGCCGCTGCGAAACTCCGCTGGACGCGCCCCCCGCCGACTTCCACCCCGAAACCGGCGAAATCATTTGCAGGCACTGCCTGGGAGTCGCTACGCCGCGCAGCCGCAAGGAGACCGCCGAGGGACTATGGGACTTGCTGCAGGGCAATGAGCTTAAGCGCAAGCAGTACGTGGAGAACGCTCTCCTCGCCTACTTGCTCCACCACATGGGCTACCTCAAAGAAATCAAGTCGCTGCAATTTTTGAACGAGACCCGGAGCCTGCTGGCTACTTAA